One Armigeres subalbatus isolate Guangzhou_Male unplaced genomic scaffold, GZ_Asu_2 Contig634, whole genome shotgun sequence genomic window carries:
- the LOC134204518 gene encoding tyramine beta-hydroxylase-like: protein MTFIKWQQQRQAERKMWHPTWIVLTGAVLLIVTGVTHQSVSCFNISATQIHTLRLDHNLKLTWMMDWYKKEVLFHVQNTFLHGRYKFFALGFSPRGELKRTDLCVFLTGAGGAFSQALDTYTSRDFNRIYVDSEQNCEVMRIDENSVAFRRKFDSCDPQDVSIHGGTMYVVWLRGKMELNFGKNWTVMPTVGKADQGVLPVQILRADAITIPEAKSVVKRVEILLDKAKIPAEETTYWCKVQRLDDWLAKKKHHIVQFEPVISHEHVVHHMEVFQCVVDPGVKIPLYEGNCAQMPAEAKICNKVMALWAMGAGPFTYPHETGLPIGGEGFNPYIRLEVHFNNPDMKKGIVDSSGMRINVVSKLRKYDAAIMELGLEYTDKMAIPPGQVAFPLTGYCIAECTKVALPSGGIHIFGSQLHTHLRGVRVLTRHFRKGVELPEVNRDDFYSHHYQEIRQLRYRPKVLPGDALMTTCYYDTRGYETATLGGFSISDEMCVNYIHYFPATELELCKSAISEKSLYNYFKYMKE from the exons ACATATCCGCCACACAAATTCACACCCTCCGCTTGGACCACAATCTCAAACTGACATGGATGATGGATTGGTACAAAAAGGAAGTCCTCTTCCACGTACAGAACACGTTTCTACACGGCCGTTACAAGTTTTTCGCCCTAGGGTTCTCCCCTCGGGGAGAACTCAAACGGACCGACCTGTGCGTCTTTTTAACGGGTGCTGGTGGTGCGTTTAGCCAAGCCCTCGACACCTACACCTCGCGAGATTTCAACCGGATCTACGTGGATAGCGAGCAGAACTGCGAAGTCATGCGGATCGACGAGAATTCCGTTGCCTTCCGGCGTAAGTTTGACAGCTGCGATCCGCAGGATGTGAGCATTCACGGCGGAACCATGTACGTGGTTTGGCTGCGGGGCAAAATGGAACTGAACTTCGGCAAGAACTGGACCGTGATGCCGACGGTTGGGAAGGCGGATCAAGGTGTGCTGCCGGTGCAAATTTTGCGTGCTGACGCGATCACCATTCCGGAGGCGAAGTCTGTGGTCAAGCGTGTGGAGATTCTACTCGATAAAGCAAAAATTCCGGCTGAGGAAACGACTTATTGGTGCAAGGTTCAACGGTTGGACGATTGGTTGGCGAAGAAGAAGCATCACATAGTGCAGTTCGAGCCGGTCATAAGCCATGAACACGTGGTTCACCATATGGAGGTTTTTCAGTGCGTGGTGGATCCTGGAGTAAAAATACCACTGTACGAGGGTAATTGTGCGCAAATGCCGGCGGAAGCCAAGATCTGCAATAAAGTGATGGCGCTGTGGGCAATGGGCGCCGGGCCGTTTACTTATCCTCACGAAACGGGTCTACCGATTGGAGGCGAAGGATTCAATCCGTACATTAGATTGGAGGTGCACTTCAACAATCCTGATATGAAAAAGGGAATCGTAGACAGTTCAGGAATGCGCATCAATGTTGTCTCCAAATTACGGAAGTACGACGCGGCGATAATGGAGTTGGGTTTGGAATACACAGACAAGATGGCCATACCGCCGGGGCAGGTGGCGTTCCCGTTGACCGGATATTGCATAGCTGAGTGTACGAAGGTGGCCCTGCCGTCTGGTGGTATTCACATTTTTGGATCCCAATTGCATACCCACCTGAGGGGGGTTCGAGTTCTGACGAGGCACTTCCGCAAAGGGGTTGAGCTGCCGGAGGTAAATCGGGATGACTTCTATTCGCATCACTATCAGGAGATACGACAGCTGAGGTATCGCCCGAAAGTTTTGCCG GGTGATGCTCTGATGACGACCTGCTACTATGATACCAGGGGCTACGAGACGGCCACCCTCGGTGGTTTTTCGATCAGTGATGAGATGTGCGTCAACTACATTCACTACTTCCCAGCCACAGAGCTAGAACTGTGCAAAAGCGCAATTTCGGAGAAATCGCTTTACAACTACTTCAAATATATGAAAGAGTAA